The Micromonospora sp. Llam0 genome includes a window with the following:
- a CDS encoding condensation domain-containing protein yields the protein MTFDELLEYVAVHDVRLTGTGDALHYDAPAAAMGPQLVTALRSYKGELLRWLAAPADQREVTRAPLSAQQERVMEVAGRSTHPASWNVGLRLELVGALDVAALDAALDGLVARHHALRARLIRDGGTWTQRILAHRSVPLPVDELAALAPDAARRRAETLCREVVSPVFALADEAPVRFTLIRLSPDESWLVLVLHHVACDGRAVTVLLRELADGYRTARDAGAPDFGPPAAQCTDYARWQQGQWDEPTRRRRLAYWAEHLGDGPLALDLPFDRPVPQQPSGQAATCRFEIPGQVRLAVEVLARELGATVTAVAAAALALLLARLSGQPDVALSMPYANRSPRAYEDTVTVLATALPVRIRTAAAATFAHLVCQAADGLFAGIDNLLPTAWIYQQLPAPDKGAVPSGMTVSFAFQSTFDTRIELPELAVRVHEVPTGVGRAALLIVLMPGPDGIDGYLEYPVDRLDDDTVRRWMTRYVDLLASACAGPNRLLADL from the coding sequence GTGACCTTCGACGAGCTGCTGGAGTACGTCGCCGTGCACGACGTGCGGCTCACCGGCACCGGCGACGCCCTGCACTACGACGCCCCGGCCGCCGCGATGGGTCCGCAGCTGGTCACGGCGCTGCGGTCGTACAAGGGCGAACTGTTGCGGTGGCTGGCCGCACCGGCTGATCAGCGGGAGGTGACCCGGGCGCCGCTGTCGGCCCAGCAGGAGAGGGTGATGGAGGTCGCCGGGCGTAGCACGCACCCGGCCAGCTGGAACGTCGGGTTGCGGCTGGAACTGGTCGGCGCCCTCGACGTCGCCGCGCTCGACGCCGCGCTCGACGGCCTCGTCGCCCGGCACCATGCGTTGCGCGCCCGGCTGATCCGCGACGGTGGCACCTGGACCCAGCGGATCCTCGCCCACCGGTCGGTCCCGCTGCCCGTCGACGAGCTGGCCGCGCTGGCGCCGGACGCGGCGCGGCGGCGGGCCGAGACCCTCTGCCGGGAGGTGGTGTCGCCGGTGTTCGCGCTGGCGGACGAGGCACCGGTGCGGTTCACGCTGATCCGGCTGTCGCCCGACGAGTCCTGGCTGGTGCTGGTCCTGCATCACGTCGCCTGCGACGGTCGGGCGGTCACCGTACTGCTGCGCGAGCTGGCGGACGGGTACCGCACCGCCCGGGACGCAGGTGCGCCGGACTTCGGTCCACCCGCCGCCCAGTGCACCGACTACGCACGCTGGCAGCAGGGCCAGTGGGACGAGCCGACCCGCCGCCGGCGGCTGGCCTACTGGGCGGAGCACCTGGGCGACGGGCCGCTGGCGCTGGATCTGCCGTTCGACCGCCCCGTACCGCAGCAGCCGAGTGGGCAGGCCGCCACCTGTCGGTTCGAGATCCCGGGACAGGTTCGGCTCGCCGTCGAGGTGCTCGCCCGCGAGCTGGGCGCCACGGTGACCGCGGTCGCCGCTGCGGCGTTGGCACTGCTGCTCGCCCGGCTCAGCGGACAACCCGACGTGGCCCTGTCGATGCCGTACGCCAACCGGTCACCCCGGGCGTACGAGGACACCGTCACCGTGCTGGCGACGGCGTTGCCGGTACGGATCCGTACGGCCGCCGCCGCGACGTTCGCCCACCTGGTCTGCCAGGCCGCCGACGGCCTGTTCGCCGGCATCGACAATCTGCTGCCCACGGCCTGGATCTACCAGCAGCTGCCCGCGCCGGACAAGGGCGCAGTGCCGTCCGGGATGACAGTGAGCTTCGCCTTTCAGAGTACGTTCGACACCCGGATCGAGCTGCCGGAGTTGGCGGTCCGGGTGCACGAGGTGCCGACCGGGGTCGGGCGGGCGGCGCTGCTGATCGTCCTGATGCCGGGCCCGGACGGGATAGACGGCTATCTGGAGTACCCGGTGGACCGACTCGACGACGACACCGTCCGCCGCTGGATGACGAGGTACGTCGACCTGCTCGCCTCGGCGTGTGCCGGCCCGAACCGCCTACTTGCCGACCTCTGA
- a CDS encoding RICIN domain-containing protein gives MSGSSSNTRSLRRLSITLVAVVTAMVGTVVTTSSPATAATSQFRGMNWAVLGDNFSTGPLVVHGLSSSDSNATVRAKANALYDDMAAAMGVNTVRLPINTHTVGTAWWEAYRGAIDAATERGFKVILAYWEDGAASGGRITNLAAWNAMWSTVTHTYGANPNVYFEPMNEPHGYSSTQWRDVAANWLSYHYSAVPSQVLIGGTGLSQDLRDVCNDSRFSATLFSFHHYAFFYGEMTYDAFRSHIQTRLGNCASRAVATEFGAPMNDGRNYADPNSTDNFVRHIRAMAQVMRDNQMGGTYWPALGGKTGSIGYDWYSMFALSGSGTALNLTVRNPSGADRIRYGWGDTISTPPPPTDPFYRVDARHSGKAMDVQQPNTDNGARVGQYAYNGNPWQQWQFQDAGSGYWRIISRHSGKCLDVVSASTADGAELIQYTCGTGTNQQFQMVTNGSYFQLRARHSGKCVDVPAASTADGVVLKQWSCHTGTNQQWSRTPV, from the coding sequence TTGTCAGGATCATCGTCGAACACCCGGTCGTTGCGTCGACTGTCGATCACCCTGGTGGCCGTGGTGACGGCGATGGTCGGCACCGTCGTCACCACGTCGTCGCCAGCCACCGCCGCCACCAGCCAGTTCCGCGGCATGAACTGGGCGGTGCTGGGTGACAACTTCAGCACCGGTCCGCTCGTCGTGCACGGGCTCAGCTCATCCGACAGCAACGCGACGGTGCGGGCGAAGGCCAACGCGCTCTACGACGACATGGCTGCCGCCATGGGCGTCAACACCGTCCGGCTGCCCATCAACACCCACACGGTCGGGACGGCGTGGTGGGAGGCCTACCGAGGCGCCATCGACGCCGCCACCGAACGCGGGTTCAAGGTCATCCTCGCCTACTGGGAGGACGGCGCCGCCTCCGGCGGAAGGATCACGAACCTGGCCGCGTGGAACGCGATGTGGTCCACGGTGACCCACACGTACGGCGCGAACCCCAACGTCTACTTCGAGCCGATGAACGAGCCGCACGGCTACAGCTCGACACAGTGGCGCGACGTCGCGGCCAACTGGCTCAGCTACCACTACTCGGCGGTACCCAGCCAGGTGCTCATCGGCGGCACCGGCCTCAGCCAGGACCTGCGGGACGTCTGCAACGACAGCCGATTCAGCGCGACGCTGTTCTCCTTCCACCACTACGCCTTCTTCTACGGCGAGATGACCTACGACGCCTTCCGCAGCCACATCCAGACCCGCCTCGGCAACTGCGCCTCCCGGGCGGTCGCCACCGAGTTCGGCGCGCCCATGAACGACGGCCGCAACTACGCCGACCCGAACAGCACCGACAACTTCGTCCGCCACATCCGCGCCATGGCCCAGGTCATGCGCGACAACCAGATGGGCGGCACCTACTGGCCGGCCCTCGGCGGAAAGACCGGCAGCATCGGGTACGACTGGTACTCGATGTTCGCGCTCAGCGGCAGCGGCACCGCCCTGAACCTGACCGTCCGCAACCCGTCCGGCGCCGACCGGATCCGCTACGGGTGGGGCGACACCATCAGCACGCCTCCGCCGCCGACGGACCCGTTCTACCGGGTCGATGCCCGCCACAGCGGCAAGGCCATGGACGTCCAGCAGCCGAACACCGACAACGGTGCGCGGGTCGGCCAGTACGCGTACAACGGCAACCCGTGGCAGCAGTGGCAGTTCCAGGATGCCGGCAGCGGCTACTGGCGCATCATCAGCCGGCACAGCGGAAAGTGCCTCGACGTGGTGAGCGCCTCCACCGCCGACGGTGCCGAGCTCATCCAGTACACCTGTGGCACCGGCACCAACCAGCAGTTCCAGATGGTCACCAACGGCAGCTACTTCCAGCTGCGGGCGCGGCACAGCGGCAAGTGTGTGGACGTGCCGGCCGCGTCGACCGCAGACGGCGTCGTCCTCAAGCAGTGGTCGTGCCACACCGGCACCAACCAGCAGTGGTCGCGCACGCCCGTCTGA
- a CDS encoding spermidine synthase, protein MRTSGDRLDLAVDPARSTGRMLLADGVEQSYVDVADPTYLRFEYVRRMAAVTDLAAPGGAPLDVLHLGGGALTLPRYVAATRPGSVQTVVERDPEVVALVARELPPRPADVEVMVADARKAVTAAPADAYDLVLADIYQAARMPPHVTTVGFAAEVARVLRPDGIYLVNVTDLPPLAGTRMQVATLREVFADVCAVADRRMLRGRRYGNVVLTATRQPDRLPVPRLAVRALRDPVAGGVLHGPALDRFVAGARPRTDEA, encoded by the coding sequence ATGCGGACATCCGGCGACCGGCTCGACCTGGCCGTCGACCCGGCCAGGTCGACCGGGCGCATGCTGCTCGCCGACGGCGTCGAGCAGTCGTACGTGGATGTCGCCGATCCCACGTACCTGCGCTTCGAGTACGTCCGCCGGATGGCCGCCGTGACCGATCTCGCCGCGCCGGGCGGTGCCCCGCTGGACGTGCTGCACCTCGGCGGCGGTGCGCTGACACTGCCACGCTACGTCGCCGCCACCCGGCCCGGCTCGGTGCAGACCGTCGTCGAGCGGGATCCCGAAGTGGTCGCGCTGGTGGCGCGGGAGCTGCCGCCCCGGCCGGCCGACGTCGAGGTCATGGTCGCCGACGCGCGGAAGGCGGTCACCGCCGCGCCCGCCGACGCGTACGACCTGGTGCTCGCCGACATCTACCAGGCGGCCCGGATGCCGCCGCATGTCACCACCGTCGGGTTCGCCGCCGAGGTGGCCCGGGTGCTGCGACCGGACGGCATCTACCTGGTCAACGTCACCGACCTGCCGCCGCTGGCCGGCACCCGGATGCAGGTGGCCACCCTGCGGGAAGTCTTCGCCGACGTCTGCGCCGTCGCCGACCGGCGGATGCTGCGCGGCCGGCGGTACGGCAACGTGGTGCTCACCGCGACGCGGCAACCGGACCGCCTGCCGGTGCCGCGCCTGGCGGTACGGGCACTACGGGACCCGGTAGCCGGCGGGGTGCTGCACGGGCCGGCGCTGGACAGGTTCGTCGCCGGCGCCCGGCCCCGCACCGACGAAGCGTAG
- a CDS encoding vitamin K epoxide reductase family protein yields the protein MTVTLTRLRAVRHSTGWIYGTMLFSACLSLLASFVLSVDAVRLAADPAARLSCNINAVISCGTVGGSWQAQLFGFPNAFLGLVAEPVVITISVAALGGVRFPRWFMFTAQVVYTLGVIFAYWLFYQSMFVIGALCPWCLLVTVSTTLVFVTLTHVNVRDGNLYLPPRAQRSARQFIDADLDVMAVTIWILALVLVVVSKYGDSLLS from the coding sequence GTGACCGTGACGCTGACCCGGCTGCGCGCGGTACGCCACTCGACCGGCTGGATCTACGGCACGATGCTGTTCTCGGCGTGCCTGAGCCTGCTCGCCTCGTTCGTGCTGTCGGTCGACGCGGTGCGCCTGGCCGCCGATCCCGCCGCGCGGCTCTCGTGCAACATCAACGCGGTGATCAGCTGCGGCACGGTGGGCGGCTCGTGGCAGGCACAGCTGTTCGGCTTCCCGAACGCCTTCCTCGGGCTGGTCGCGGAACCGGTGGTGATCACCATTTCGGTGGCTGCCCTGGGCGGCGTCCGGTTCCCGCGCTGGTTCATGTTCACGGCGCAGGTCGTCTACACCCTGGGCGTGATCTTCGCGTACTGGCTGTTCTACCAGTCCATGTTCGTCATCGGCGCGCTCTGTCCGTGGTGCCTGCTGGTGACCGTGTCCACCACCCTGGTGTTCGTCACCCTGACCCACGTCAACGTCCGCGACGGCAACCTCTACCTGCCACCGCGCGCGCAACGGTCGGCCCGGCAGTTCATCGACGCCGACCTGGACGTCATGGCGGTGACGATCTGGATTCTCGCGCTGGTCCTGGTCGTGGTGTCGAAGTACGGCGACTCGCTGCTGTCCTAG
- a CDS encoding thioredoxin domain-containing protein produces the protein MGKQSRDKARALREARAVIAERRGRRRRWAYAGGGVVIAALIVAIAVTLVDAAGQDRGGDAAAAQVLRRPAPATEAGALAVGDPAAEVTVEVFLDYMCPFCGRFERTNGGEVARLVRQGAVRLELHPLSFLDEASAGGEYPTRAANAVATVADRAPDQLLAFHQALFEQQPAEGTSGLSDNEIAELARAVGVPASVVDTFDDRRFVRWVAEATEQAFAAGISGTPTVRIDGTKFDGDLYTVGPLTRALTAAATGPQ, from the coding sequence GTGGGTAAGCAGAGCCGGGACAAGGCTCGCGCGCTGCGCGAGGCGCGGGCCGTGATCGCCGAGCGGCGTGGACGTCGACGTCGATGGGCGTACGCGGGTGGCGGCGTGGTGATCGCCGCTCTGATAGTGGCGATCGCGGTGACCCTGGTCGACGCGGCGGGACAGGACCGGGGCGGCGACGCGGCGGCTGCACAGGTGCTGCGTCGTCCGGCCCCGGCCACCGAGGCGGGCGCGTTGGCCGTCGGAGATCCGGCGGCCGAGGTGACGGTCGAGGTCTTCCTGGACTACATGTGCCCGTTCTGCGGGCGCTTTGAACGCACCAACGGCGGAGAGGTCGCCAGGCTGGTCCGACAGGGCGCCGTCCGTCTGGAGCTGCACCCGCTGTCGTTCCTGGACGAGGCGTCGGCGGGCGGTGAGTATCCCACCCGGGCCGCGAACGCGGTGGCGACCGTCGCGGACCGCGCGCCGGACCAGTTGCTCGCGTTCCACCAGGCGTTGTTCGAGCAGCAGCCGGCCGAGGGCACCAGCGGACTCTCCGACAACGAGATCGCCGAGCTGGCCCGCGCCGTCGGCGTGCCCGCGTCGGTCGTCGACACCTTCGACGACCGACGGTTCGTCCGGTGGGTCGCCGAGGCCACCGAGCAGGCGTTCGCCGCCGGCATCTCCGGCACCCCGACCGTGCGTATCGACGGCACGAAGTTCGACGGCGACCTGTACACCGTCGGTCCGCTGACCCGGGCCCTCACCGCGGCAGCGACGGGGCCGCAGTGA
- a CDS encoding nitronate monooxygenase: MGVGVSGWRLARAVAHTGQLGVVSGVALDALLARRLQDGDRDGRIRRTLARFPAPALVQRVVERYFVPGGRPDGTSYRPVPRLGLRPRRDGLELAVLGNFVEVLLAKDGHHGPVGVNYLEKTQMATPAAVYGAMLAGVDYVLMGAGLPTEIPRLLHALAEHRCVRLPVSVQEAAPGQQFHASFDPQDLLGVAPAAVRRPRLLAIVSSATLALYLARDDATRPDGFVVESPVAGGHSARPRGALRLTADGEPVYGPRDRVDLPKIAALGLPFWTAGGQCGPAGLSAAHASGAVGVQVGSAFALCRESGLDDRLRRRLLHDAMRGALVVRNRAGVSPTGFPFKVAHLPGTAADERVYADRPRRCDLGYLRSPYQRPDGKVGFRCPAEPVDEYLRKGGVVQDTVGSRCLCNGLVASVGLGQRRPDGYHEPPLLTLGQDLAFLPALIGTGDDYSAADVVNYVLGTSVAGSSDASGGHPGPSTATRPAPDR; encoded by the coding sequence ATGGGCGTCGGCGTCTCCGGATGGCGGCTGGCCCGGGCGGTGGCCCACACCGGTCAGCTGGGGGTGGTCTCCGGGGTCGCGTTGGATGCGTTGCTCGCTCGCCGGCTGCAGGACGGCGACCGGGACGGGCGAATCCGGCGGACGCTGGCCCGATTTCCCGCCCCCGCACTGGTACAGCGCGTCGTGGAACGCTACTTCGTGCCGGGCGGGCGACCGGACGGGACGTCGTACCGGCCGGTGCCTCGGCTTGGGCTACGGCCCCGCCGCGACGGGCTGGAGCTCGCGGTGCTGGGTAACTTCGTCGAGGTGCTGCTCGCCAAGGACGGCCACCATGGACCGGTCGGGGTGAACTACCTGGAGAAGACCCAGATGGCTACACCCGCAGCGGTGTACGGCGCGATGCTCGCCGGGGTCGACTACGTGCTGATGGGTGCCGGACTGCCGACCGAGATTCCACGTCTGCTCCACGCCCTGGCCGAGCACCGCTGCGTCCGGCTGCCGGTGTCGGTCCAGGAGGCAGCGCCCGGCCAACAGTTCCACGCCTCGTTCGACCCGCAGGATCTGCTGGGTGTCGCACCTGCGGCGGTGCGGCGCCCGCGGCTGCTCGCGATCGTGTCGTCCGCCACGCTCGCGCTCTACCTGGCCCGCGACGACGCCACCCGACCGGACGGCTTCGTGGTCGAGTCGCCGGTTGCCGGCGGGCACAGCGCCCGGCCTCGCGGAGCGCTGCGGTTGACTGCCGACGGGGAGCCGGTGTACGGACCGCGCGACCGTGTCGATTTGCCGAAGATTGCCGCCCTGGGGCTGCCGTTCTGGACCGCCGGCGGGCAGTGCGGCCCCGCCGGCCTGTCCGCGGCGCACGCCTCCGGCGCCGTGGGCGTGCAGGTCGGGTCCGCGTTCGCCCTGTGCCGCGAGTCCGGCCTGGACGACAGGCTACGTCGGCGGCTGCTACACGATGCCATGCGCGGCGCCCTGGTGGTGCGCAACCGTGCCGGGGTGTCACCCACCGGCTTCCCGTTCAAGGTGGCGCATCTGCCAGGTACGGCCGCGGATGAGAGGGTCTACGCCGACCGGCCGCGCCGGTGCGACCTCGGCTACCTCCGGAGCCCGTACCAGCGGCCGGACGGCAAGGTCGGCTTCCGCTGTCCCGCTGAACCCGTCGACGAGTACCTCCGCAAGGGCGGCGTCGTGCAGGACACCGTCGGGAGCCGCTGTCTGTGCAACGGTCTCGTCGCCTCGGTGGGCCTGGGACAGCGACGACCCGACGGCTATCACGAACCCCCGCTACTCACTCTCGGGCAGGATCTGGCGTTCCTGCCGGCACTGATCGGTACCGGCGACGACTACAGCGCCGCCGATGTCGTGAACTACGTGCTCGGCACGTCGGTCGCGGGTTCATCCGATGCCTCGGGTGGACATCCGGGGCCCTCGACGGCGACCCGACCTGCTCCCGATCGATGA
- a CDS encoding SAM-dependent methyltransferase, translating into MFHAVGQGRGGRAPGTGGGGGDLRVDMSTQEVRADPCRVACARTTSFTEALVEHRGEDAREVDLRTDRAHGARIYDYILGGKDNFAADREAGENSLRIWPALRAHMQANRQFMHRVARFLAAEHGIRQFLDIGTGLPTSPNLHEVVQSVDPTARVVYTDNDPLVLTHARALMVGTAQGRTAYVAADMRDPQAIISAPELLRTLDLNQPVGLLLIAVVHFIEDDAVAQQVVRQVLDVLPAGSYLAMSIATDEFDPIPLAEVQQEYNRLGETLVFRHRAAALAFFDGLELVEPGLVQVHKWRPDGSQDPGVADKDIAMYGAVARKVVNRSRRP; encoded by the coding sequence TTGTTTCACGCCGTCGGGCAAGGCCGGGGCGGTCGCGCACCGGGCACGGGCGGCGGTGGTGGCGATCTTCGCGTCGACATGTCTACACAGGAGGTGAGGGCCGACCCGTGTAGGGTCGCCTGCGCGAGGACGACATCGTTTACGGAGGCCTTGGTGGAACATCGCGGCGAAGATGCCCGAGAGGTCGATCTGCGCACCGATCGGGCGCACGGCGCACGGATCTACGACTACATCCTCGGCGGCAAGGACAACTTCGCCGCTGACCGCGAGGCCGGCGAGAACTCGCTGCGGATATGGCCCGCGTTGCGCGCCCACATGCAGGCCAACCGGCAGTTCATGCACCGGGTGGCGCGCTTCCTCGCGGCCGAGCACGGGATCCGGCAGTTTCTCGACATCGGCACCGGACTGCCGACCTCACCGAATCTCCATGAGGTCGTGCAGTCGGTCGACCCGACCGCACGGGTCGTGTACACCGACAACGATCCGCTGGTGCTCACGCACGCGCGGGCTCTGATGGTGGGGACGGCACAGGGGCGCACGGCCTACGTCGCGGCCGACATGCGCGACCCTCAGGCGATCATCTCCGCGCCGGAACTCCTGCGGACTCTCGACCTGAACCAGCCGGTGGGGTTGCTGCTGATCGCGGTCGTGCACTTCATTGAGGACGACGCGGTAGCGCAACAGGTCGTACGGCAGGTCCTGGACGTGCTCCCAGCGGGCAGCTACCTGGCGATGTCCATCGCGACCGATGAGTTCGACCCGATTCCGTTGGCCGAGGTCCAACAGGAGTACAACCGGCTGGGAGAGACCCTCGTCTTCCGCCATCGTGCCGCGGCGCTGGCGTTCTTCGACGGCTTGGAGCTGGTCGAGCCGGGCCTGGTCCAGGTTCACAAGTGGCGCCCGGACGGCTCACAGGACCCAGGAGTAGCGGACAAGGACATCGCCATGTACGGGGCGGTCGCCCGCAAAGTCGTCAACCGGTCACGGCGGCCGTGA
- a CDS encoding cellulose binding domain-containing protein: MGRPRESPSLRAGRIVKNQSYNGRLAAGQSTSFGFQGTGNGSGAAVTCAGI; the protein is encoded by the coding sequence CTGGGGCGACCCAGGGAATCCCCGTCCCTTAGGGCGGGGAGGATTGTCAAGAACCAGAGCTACAACGGCCGGCTGGCCGCCGGTCAGAGCACCAGTTTCGGATTCCAGGGCACTGGAAACGGCAGCGGCGCCGCCGTCACCTGCGCCGGGATCTGA
- a CDS encoding RNA-guided endonuclease TnpB family protein, which translates to MSRTVKRAFRYRFYPTPGQAAELARTFGCVRLVYNMALAARSEAWTLRRERVTYNATSAMLTGWKKTDDLAFLNDVSCVPLQQALRHLQTAFTNFWAKRARYPTFKSRKRSRRSAEYTASAFRWRDGRLTLAKMSDPLDIVWSRPLPEGAAPSTVTVSQDPAGRWFVSLLCDDRIEPAPASGAVVGVDAGLDSLFTLSTGEKIPNPRHERRDRDRLARAQRNLARKARGSANRAKARLAVARVHARIADRRRDHLHKLTTRLVRENQTIVIEDLTVRNMMANHSLARAVSDAGWRRFRSMLTYKTDWYGRDLVVVDRWFPSTRLCSACGVLAERMPLAVRSWTCRCGQAHDRDVNAARNILAEGLSVIACGGGVRPHRESSSRTGRSSVKQEPPGATQGIPVP; encoded by the coding sequence GTGTCCAGGACCGTGAAGCGGGCGTTCAGGTACCGCTTCTACCCCACCCCCGGGCAGGCGGCCGAGCTCGCCCGGACGTTCGGCTGTGTCCGGCTGGTCTACAACATGGCCCTGGCCGCCCGCAGCGAGGCGTGGACCCTGCGTCGGGAACGGGTCACCTACAACGCGACGTCGGCGATGCTGACCGGGTGGAAGAAGACCGACGACCTCGCGTTCCTCAACGACGTCTCCTGCGTCCCTCTGCAGCAGGCGCTGCGGCACCTGCAGACCGCGTTCACCAACTTCTGGGCGAAACGGGCCCGGTATCCGACGTTCAAGTCGAGGAAGCGGTCGCGTCGGTCGGCGGAGTACACCGCCAGTGCGTTTCGCTGGCGCGACGGTCGGCTGACCCTGGCGAAGATGTCCGATCCGTTGGACATCGTCTGGTCCCGACCGTTGCCGGAGGGTGCGGCGCCGTCGACGGTGACGGTGTCGCAGGACCCGGCGGGCCGCTGGTTCGTGTCCCTGCTCTGCGACGACCGGATCGAACCGGCCCCGGCGTCGGGTGCCGTGGTGGGGGTCGACGCCGGGCTCGACAGCCTGTTCACCCTGTCCACCGGGGAGAAGATCCCCAACCCGAGGCACGAACGCCGCGACCGCGATCGGCTGGCCCGGGCCCAGCGGAACCTCGCGCGTAAGGCCCGAGGTTCGGCGAACCGGGCCAAGGCCCGGTTGGCGGTGGCCCGGGTTCATGCCCGGATCGCCGACCGCCGCCGCGATCACCTGCACAAGTTGACCACTCGGCTCGTTCGTGAAAACCAAACGATCGTGATCGAGGACCTGACCGTCCGCAACATGATGGCCAATCACAGTCTGGCCCGCGCCGTCTCGGATGCGGGCTGGCGGCGGTTCCGCAGCATGCTGACCTACAAGACCGACTGGTACGGCCGGGACCTGGTGGTCGTGGACCGCTGGTTCCCGTCGACCCGACTGTGCTCCGCGTGTGGCGTACTGGCCGAGCGGATGCCGTTGGCCGTGCGGTCGTGGACCTGCCGGTGCGGGCAGGCCCATGACCGGGACGTGAACGCGGCACGGAACATTCTCGCGGAGGGGCTCTCCGTGATTGCCTGTGGAGGCGGTGTAAGACCTCACCGGGAGTCCTCCTCTCGGACGGGGCGGTCGTCGGTGAAACAGGAACCCCCTGGGGCGACCCAGGGAATCCCCGTCCCTTAG
- a CDS encoding VOC family protein, protein MRIGHVIVPAGDLAAQVDFYTRLGLTVRFRDGDRYVALTDGTVTIGLADGSQQPVVGRTLLSVEVDDLDSCVAELAAAGASVGEPVPGPHERRSVVVDPGGVPVVVYERRA, encoded by the coding sequence ATGAGGATCGGCCACGTTATCGTTCCGGCCGGGGACCTGGCCGCCCAAGTCGACTTCTACACCCGGCTCGGACTGACGGTGCGGTTCCGCGACGGTGACCGCTACGTCGCGCTCACCGACGGGACGGTGACCATCGGCCTGGCCGACGGATCACAGCAGCCCGTCGTCGGCCGCACCCTGCTCAGCGTCGAAGTCGACGACCTCGACAGCTGCGTCGCCGAGTTGGCCGCCGCCGGCGCGTCGGTCGGGGAGCCCGTGCCGGGCCCGCACGAGCGGCGGTCGGTGGTCGTCGACCCAGGCGGCGTCCCCGTCGTCGTCTACGAACGACGGGCCTGA
- a CDS encoding LLM class flavin-dependent oxidoreductase — protein MKFGILLDHQYDLGDDLQRRIGETVEYVQHIRDLGYDSVFGIHHYLSSLATPQPMPLLSRLVEHSGSMQIGTGILILPLGHPVHWAEEIATIDQMSGGRFVLGIGSGYRDAEFASFGIDRRTRVSRMTEALAVMQRLWTGEPVHHEGRHFTLDGVRCSVLPRQRPHPPVWVGANGPTGIARIARQGLPWLAPSNVRRNWAIGNLTEYREQRRAAGFDEQDAVFPIHRDLCVADSADAAHAIAGDAVRRSYGEYVQYGMDYFESQWEAIKEKALFFGSPDDIAAKISDFATAGFNHFVFRAQWLGLPIERSVEIVERFAHEVMPRFRR, from the coding sequence GTGAAGTTCGGCATCCTTCTCGACCACCAGTACGATCTCGGCGACGACCTGCAGCGGCGGATCGGTGAGACGGTCGAGTACGTCCAGCACATTCGCGACCTCGGCTACGACTCCGTGTTCGGCATCCACCACTATCTGTCGTCGCTGGCCACACCCCAGCCGATGCCGCTGCTGAGCCGGCTCGTGGAGCATTCCGGCAGCATGCAGATCGGTACCGGCATCCTCATCCTGCCCCTCGGACATCCGGTGCACTGGGCCGAGGAGATTGCCACCATCGACCAGATGTCCGGCGGCCGGTTCGTCCTGGGCATCGGCTCCGGCTACCGCGACGCCGAGTTCGCCTCGTTCGGCATCGACCGGCGTACCCGGGTGTCGCGGATGACCGAGGCGCTGGCGGTGATGCAGCGGTTGTGGACCGGTGAGCCCGTCCACCACGAGGGGCGGCACTTCACCCTGGACGGGGTGCGGTGCAGCGTACTGCCGCGGCAGCGCCCGCACCCGCCGGTCTGGGTCGGCGCCAACGGCCCGACCGGCATCGCCCGGATCGCCCGGCAGGGCCTGCCGTGGCTCGCCCCGTCCAACGTGCGGCGCAACTGGGCGATCGGAAACCTGACCGAATACCGGGAACAGCGTCGCGCGGCTGGTTTCGACGAACAGGACGCGGTCTTCCCGATCCACCGGGACCTGTGCGTCGCGGACTCCGCCGACGCCGCACACGCGATCGCCGGCGACGCGGTCCGGCGGTCCTACGGCGAGTACGTCCAGTACGGCATGGACTACTTCGAGTCCCAGTGGGAGGCGATCAAGGAGAAGGCGCTCTTCTTCGGCTCTCCCGACGACATCGCCGCGAAGATCTCCGACTTCGCCACCGCCGGCTTCAACCACTTCGTCTTCCGCGCCCAGTGGCTCGGGTTGCCGATCGAGCGCTCCGTCGAGATCGTCGAACGGTTCGCCCACGAGGTGATGCCGAGGTTCCGGCGATGA